A stretch of the Pangasianodon hypophthalmus isolate fPanHyp1 chromosome 28, fPanHyp1.pri, whole genome shotgun sequence genome encodes the following:
- the fip1l1b gene encoding pre-mRNA 3'-end-processing factor FIP1 isoform X5, translating into MSAEEAEKTTTTTTAAAEAPAGDEEEEWLYGDEGETKETEEEEAKLNAAVSAPSAPAAPEENSTGNGVASQEEAQGDNEDSESDSDDDDDDVRVTIGDIKTGAPQYTSYGAAPVNLNIKTGGSRPYGAVGAKVKGVDLDAPGSINGGPVLEVDMESFEEKPWRKPGADLSDYFNYGFNEETWKAYCEKQKRLRMGLDNINISSATSKISVQQGRTGNDKEAALPAHVAKTDFTSPSNLYKTGLNPARISPPQWAGPASQDTPYYTKSTGTIDVIGGQTATISRVEGRRRHNLEGNNIQVISEHTTSEAEATPAKIPAFFPPGPLPPNMPPPPFLPPPPVSQAPPLIPPPRLPITVPPPGFPPPPTGPPPSLMPTLDNGHPGGYDCRPVTPYPFPPGGYPPPMQGPVNNWAGMMDNSKQWDYYPRREKEREKERERERTRDRGHDREREREREHSPSSMAYNSDEERYRYRDYGDRGYERHRERSSREKEERHRERRHREKEEGRHKSSRSSRRRHDSEEGDGHRRHKHKKSKRSKEGKEPSEERAADQENQEAME; encoded by the exons atgtctgcGGAAGAAGCggagaaaacaacaacaacaacaacagcggCGGCGGAGGCTCCTGCCggggatgaggaggaggaatggCTGTACGGCG ATGAAGGAGAAACCAAGGAGACAGAGGAGGAAGAGGCCAAACTCAACGCCGCTGTCAG CGCCCCCTCTGCTCCTGCAGCCCCCGAGGAGAACAGCACTGGAAATGGAGTGGCCAGTCAG GAGGAGGCGCAGGGTGACAACGAGGACAGCGAGAGTGACAGCGATGACGACGACGATGACGTCCGCGTCACCATCGGCGACATTAAGACGGGCGCGCCTCAGTACAC CTCGTATGGAGCGGCGCCGGTCAATCTGAACATAAAGACAGGTGGCAGCAGGCCATACGGAGCAG tgGGCGCGAAGGTGAAAGGTGTGGATCTCGATGCCCCAGGCAGCATCAATGGCGGCCCCGTGCTGGAGGTGGACATGGAGTCCTTCGAGGAAAAGCCCTGGAGAAAACCCG gtgctGACTTGTCGGACTACTTTAATTATGGCTTTAATGAGGAAACTTGGAAGGCGTACTGTGAGAAGCAGAAGCGGCTGCGTATGGGCCTCGACAACATCAACATCAGCTCTGCTACCAGCAAGATTTCT GTTCAGCAAGGCAGGACAGGGAACGATAAAGAGGCTGCACTTCCTGCTCACGTTGCTAAAACAGACTTTACCTCCCCATCTAACCTGTACAAGACAGGCCTGAACCCggccag GATATCCCCTCCGCAGTGGGCGGGGCCTGCATCCCAAGACACGCCCTATTATAC gaagTCTACTGGGACCATCGATGTGATTGGTGGACAAACAGCCACCATCAGCAGGGTGGAGGGACGACGCCGACACAATCTGGAGGGAAACAACATCCAg GTGATCTCTGAACACACCACCTCCGAAGCAGAGGCCACGCCTGCCAAAATCCCCGCCTTCTTCCCCCCAGGGCCCCTCCCTCCCAACATGCCACCACCTCCTTTCCTGCCTCCGCCCCCTGTTAGCCAGGCTCCGCCCCTTATCCCTCCACCaa GACTCCCGATCACCGTCCCTCCTCCTG GTTTCCCGCCTCCTCCCACTGGCCCGCCCCCTTCACTCATGCCAACGTTAGACAA TGGGCATCCTGGAGGATACGACTGCCGTCCTGTCACTCCGTATCCTTTCCCACCAG GTGGTTATCCGCCACCCATGCAGGGGCCTGTGAACAACTGGGCGGGGATGATGGACAACTCAAAGCAGTGGGATTATTATCCCCGccgagagaaagagcgagagaaggagagagagagggagaggacgAGGGACCGAGGACACGAccgggaaagagagagagagcgagagcataGTCCCTCATCCATGGCCTACAACAG tgatgAAGAACGCTACCGTTACCGTGACTACGGAGACCGCGGGTATGAGAGGCATCGGGAGCGGTCGAGccgagagaaagaggagagacacCGTGAGAGgaggcacagagagaaagaggagggaaGGCACAAGTCCTCACGCAG TAGCAGAAGGAGGCACGACAGTGAGGAAGGTGACGGCCATCGCAGACACAAACATAAGAAGTCTAAGAGGAGTAAAGAAGGCAAAGAGCCGAGCGAGGAGCGAGCAGCCGACCAGGAGAACCAGGAGGCCATGGAGTAA
- the fip1l1b gene encoding pre-mRNA 3'-end-processing factor FIP1 isoform X6 — protein MSAEEAEKTTTTTTAAAEAPAGDEEEEWLYGDEGETKETEEEEAKLNAAVSAPSAPAAPEENSTGNGVASQEEAQGDNEDSESDSDDDDDDVRVTIGDIKTGAPQYTSYGAAPVNLNIKTGGSRPYGAVGAKVKGVDLDAPGSINGGPVLEVDMESFEEKPWRKPGADLSDYFNYGFNEETWKAYCEKQKRLRMGLDNINISSATSKISVQQGRTGNDKEAALPAHVAKTDFTSPSNLYKTGLNPARKSTGTIDVIGGQTATISRVEGRRRHNLEGNNIQVISEHTTSEAEATPAKIPAFFPPGPLPPNMPPPPFLPPPPVSQAPPLIPPPRLPITVPPPGFPPPPTGPPPSLMPTLDNSGHPGGYDCRPVTPYPFPPGGYPPPMQGPVNNWAGMMDNSKQWDYYPRREKEREKERERERTRDRGHDREREREREHSPSSMAYNSSLSLTHSDEERYRYRDYGDRGYERHRERSSREKEERHRERRHREKEEGRHKSSRSSSRRRHDSEEGDGHRRHKHKKSKRSKEGKEPSEERAADQENQEAME, from the exons atgtctgcGGAAGAAGCggagaaaacaacaacaacaacaacagcggCGGCGGAGGCTCCTGCCggggatgaggaggaggaatggCTGTACGGCG ATGAAGGAGAAACCAAGGAGACAGAGGAGGAAGAGGCCAAACTCAACGCCGCTGTCAG CGCCCCCTCTGCTCCTGCAGCCCCCGAGGAGAACAGCACTGGAAATGGAGTGGCCAGTCAG GAGGAGGCGCAGGGTGACAACGAGGACAGCGAGAGTGACAGCGATGACGACGACGATGACGTCCGCGTCACCATCGGCGACATTAAGACGGGCGCGCCTCAGTACAC CTCGTATGGAGCGGCGCCGGTCAATCTGAACATAAAGACAGGTGGCAGCAGGCCATACGGAGCAG tgGGCGCGAAGGTGAAAGGTGTGGATCTCGATGCCCCAGGCAGCATCAATGGCGGCCCCGTGCTGGAGGTGGACATGGAGTCCTTCGAGGAAAAGCCCTGGAGAAAACCCG gtgctGACTTGTCGGACTACTTTAATTATGGCTTTAATGAGGAAACTTGGAAGGCGTACTGTGAGAAGCAGAAGCGGCTGCGTATGGGCCTCGACAACATCAACATCAGCTCTGCTACCAGCAAGATTTCT GTTCAGCAAGGCAGGACAGGGAACGATAAAGAGGCTGCACTTCCTGCTCACGTTGCTAAAACAGACTTTACCTCCCCATCTAACCTGTACAAGACAGGCCTGAACCCggccag gaagTCTACTGGGACCATCGATGTGATTGGTGGACAAACAGCCACCATCAGCAGGGTGGAGGGACGACGCCGACACAATCTGGAGGGAAACAACATCCAg GTGATCTCTGAACACACCACCTCCGAAGCAGAGGCCACGCCTGCCAAAATCCCCGCCTTCTTCCCCCCAGGGCCCCTCCCTCCCAACATGCCACCACCTCCTTTCCTGCCTCCGCCCCCTGTTAGCCAGGCTCCGCCCCTTATCCCTCCACCaa GACTCCCGATCACCGTCCCTCCTCCTG GTTTCCCGCCTCCTCCCACTGGCCCGCCCCCTTCACTCATGCCAACGTTAGACAA CAGTGGGCATCCTGGAGGATACGACTGCCGTCCTGTCACTCCGTATCCTTTCCCACCAG GTGGTTATCCGCCACCCATGCAGGGGCCTGTGAACAACTGGGCGGGGATGATGGACAACTCAAAGCAGTGGGATTATTATCCCCGccgagagaaagagcgagagaaggagagagagagggagaggacgAGGGACCGAGGACACGAccgggaaagagagagagagcgagagcataGTCCCTCATCCATGGCCTACAACAG ctctctctctctcacacacagtgatgAAGAACGCTACCGTTACCGTGACTACGGAGACCGCGGGTATGAGAGGCATCGGGAGCGGTCGAGccgagagaaagaggagagacacCGTGAGAGgaggcacagagagaaagaggagggaaGGCACAAGTCCTCACGCAG cAGTAGCAGAAGGAGGCACGACAGTGAGGAAGGTGACGGCCATCGCAGACACAAACATAAGAAGTCTAAGAGGAGTAAAGAAGGCAAAGAGCCGAGCGAGGAGCGAGCAGCCGACCAGGAGAACCAGGAGGCCATGGAGTAA